The window GCGAGCGTCCGTCGCGTTCTGTAGAAAGAATCCAGATCCGCAGCTCACCAGGCCCGCAGGTACAGAGAACAGACGTAGGCCGTCCTTCTCTGCAACTTGTCCAGCCTCGGGCAGGGCCGCACGCGTATCGAATAACGACGTGTCATGCAGCAGTGTTGTGATCTTATTGCGGGCCTTCGGTGAGCGTACAAGCAATTGGCGTGGAACCGTCATGTTCCCGACATGCAGCAATAGTGACTGCTCAGGAGAGAGGCTCCAATTCGTCCCATTTAGCTTGTTTATTTGTATCATGGTTAGCTTATTCTGTCATGTAATTATTTGCTTTTCCTCACACGCGTTCAGGAAGCTGCCCAACGTACCAAATATCCCCACCCTTGAACACCCCCGGTTGGGCTATTAGCTCGAATATTGCATTTAAATTTTTAACCCTTTGGGCAAGCCTGAGACGTCTATTTACTACGTTATCAAGGGCTTGCAGTTCTATGATAGCATACCTTTTGCTTTTAGAAATTCCGATACGACTTCTGCTGCACTTCTTTTTTTGCCGTCCACCTCATAATTCAAATGCTGCATCGCGGCATTGTCAATCAGCCCGCCGCAAAGCGACAGAACATCGCCGAGTTCCGGATGAATTTTCAGGATTTCTTCTCTAACAACCGGGGCGGCATGGTAAGGGGGGAAAAAGTTTCGGTCGTCAGCAAGTGGCTTCAGGCGATAGGATGCGATGCGGCCGTCGGTGGCAAAGGCGCAGATGACGTCCACTTTTCCTTTGGCTATGGCTTCGTACATGAGGGCGGGATCAAAATCCCGGACTTCACCGAACCGACAAGCGTAAGTCCGGTGGAGTCCAGGATAACCATCGGGTCTTTCGGCAAATTCCGCTGTGAAGCCCGCTCGCAGGCGCGGCGCGAGGTTTTTTAAATCCGATATTTTGGTCCACCCGTGCTGCGCTGCATCCGCAGCCCGGACCGTGATCGCATAAGTGTTGTTAAATCCAAAAGGCTTGAGCCACCGGGCGTCAAAGCGTTCATGGTAAGCTTCGGTGACATGGCGCAAGGCCTCCTCGGGGTCGGAAATCACCGGGTGCTTTAAGATTGCAGTCAGTCCGGTCCCTGTGTATTCGGCATAAAGGTCTATCTCCCCATTGACTAGGGCGCCGTGACAGATCATGGTACCGCCGAGGTTAAAGCGGCGCTCTACAATGCAATCCGTCTTTGCTTCGATCAGTTGAGCCATCATTTCTCCTAGAATAAGCTGCTCGGTGAAATTCTTGGTTCCGATCCTGATAGTTTTTTTCTGGGATGTTAACGATGCTGTCGGCCAAACGATCACAGAAGGGTTGGTAAAATATGTGATGATGCCTGTCAGAATTAAAATAACGGGCAGCATGAACGCTATCGGTTTCATAAAGGCCTTTAGCGACCCTTTTTGATCCCTTTTTCTTTCAGGCCGCAGCCCCCACTCAAAGGCTCCGATGGTAAAGTCCACGATCAAGGCGAGTAGTGCTGCCGGAACGGCACCAAGCAGAATGAGCCTGGTGTTTGCCAGGGCAAGACCACGATTGATGAATTGGCCCAGTCCGCCGGCACCGATAAAGGCCGAGAGTGTGGCAATTCCCACAGCGGCTACGGCTGCGGTTCGAATACCGGCCACGATTACCGGTACGGCCAAAGGTATCCGGACCATTTTGAGCTGCTGGTATTCGGTCATGCCGACTCCCTCGGCAGCTTCCATGATCTCGGTCGGGACACCCTCAAGTCCTGTCAGGGTATTGCGGGCGATGGGCAGCAAGGCATAAAGCGTCAGGGCGATGATGGCCGGCAGGGCGCCGATTTTCTCAAGCAAAGCCAGCAAAAAGACCAGCATGGCCAGACTGGGAATGGTCTGGAGAATACCTACAGCTCCCATGATCGGGCCTCGCAGCCAAACAGTTCGGAACATCAAAATTCCGACCGGTATCCCGATGAACATGGCCATAAGGATGGAGCAACCGGTCAGCATGAGGTGTTCACCCGTACGCAGCCAGAGCTCCGGCAGTCTTTCGGCGACATATGGTATCAGAGATTCTGAGCCCATTACACATGTTCCTTGAAGCCGGCCAGTTGCCGGGCGGGTTTGGCAAACAGCTCGCGGACGAATTCGGTGGCAGGCGACGCCAGAATTTCCGTTTTGGTTCCGATCTGTTCAAGATTGCCCTGATGAAGGATCGCAATATGGTCGCCGATCAGAAGAGCCTCAAAAATGTCGTGGGTCACAAAAATGATGGTCTTGTTCAGACGCTTTTTCAGGACTAATAATTCCTGCTGGAGTGATTCCCGGGTCAAGGCATCCAGCGCACCGAAAGGCTCGTCCATGAGCAAATAAGCCGGATCCGCGGCCAGGGCCCGGGCCACGGCAACCCGCTGCTGCTGGCCGCCGGAGAGTTCATCCGGAAACCTTTGGGCGAAATCTGAATACGGCAGGCCCACCAGTTCCAGCAACTCCTGCACGCGTTCTTGCCTTCGATTGAAGGACCAGCCCAGGAGCCGGGGCGTCAATTCCACGTTTTGTTCAACACTCATATGGGGAAACAGCCCGATTCCCTGAAAGACATAACCGATTTGACGGCGCAGGCTGACGGGATTCTGTGCCCTCACATCTGTTCCAGCCGCCTCGATGACGCCTTCAGTCGGTTCGATCAAACGGTTGACCATCTTGAGGGTGGTGGTTTTGCCGCAGCCGGATGACCCCAGAAGAACCAGCGTCTCCCCTGTAGCCACCTGAAAAGAAAGGTCTTTAACCGCATAGGAGCGCCCCCCGTCAAATGTTTTGGAAACATGCGTCAATCGGATCATGGCTTTTTAAATTTGAATTCCTCGCTGCTTTCAGCGCGGGATGAATTCAAATAAAATAAAAGATAAGAACCTTTTAAGGCAAAAGTGCGGTGCCGCAGCCCGGAGGGCTGTGGCAAAAAATCCGAAATACCCCGTAGCCTTGTTACAGGGATAGGAATTTTAGCCTTTCGCCAATCAGAGCGGCGTAGCCGCGTTTCATAAAATCGTGACACGATTTTATTACACCACATGAAAGGATGTTCAGGTGTGATTTTATAATTTTTAGAAAATTTCAATTGATGAATTTTTAGAAAACTGGTTATTATAATTTTTTCAAAACCATCAAAATTTACTGTTGATTTATTCATGATTGTGCAATAACATAATTATTTGAACTAAAATATTTTTAACAGGAATAAGATCACATGTCAATATCAAGCTCAGACCTTCATCATGATCCAAAGCAAAAAGTGCAGTGGGATTCCACCAAAGAAATCATTTTTTCGATCCGCCGTCTGATCCAGGCAAGTGAACTCTATACCAAAGAGTTAAACAAAAAATATCAGGTGAGCGCAGCGCAGTTGAACTGCATTCTGACCCTTAAAGAGTACGGTTCTTTACCGCCTTCTCAAGTTGCCAAGTATATGATGGTCAAATCCAGCACGGTCACCGGCGTGGTCGACCGCCTGGAAAGCAAGGGAATGGTGGAAAGGTCGAGAAATTCTCCTGATCGCCGGGTGATTACCATCCAGTTAACCGGTGTCGGCAAAATGTTGGCTGAAAACGCCCCGCCGCCGATTCAGCAAAAAATCATCGACGGTCTGAAAAAACTTACCGAGGTAGAAAGGGCTCAGATTGTAAACTCCCTTCACATGCTTACCGGCATGCTTGACGTCCAGGACCTGGAGGTCGAGTAAGCATACGAATCTTCTTTAGTCTTTCCTTGCCTAACCATCTTGAAAAAAACCTTTACAAAAAATATATTATGTTTTAATAGTTATAATTAAAACTATCTAAATTAAAAATATATTAATATAAGTTGTTTTAATAGAAATAACAGTTGGCGGATAGGAAGGCCCGATATGGAAGTGATGCCCGTTGTGGAAAAAAATGAATTGACACGGCTTCTGGGAGGCGGCGAGTTCGCTACCCTTTCGCGTGCCACCGGTACGAAAATTCAGAAGCTCGAACAACTCTTCAACGATAAAATTACGCCTTGCTTGCATCATACAACGGTAGCGATCGATTTGGTGGAAAACGGGTCTATTTTTCTGAAAGAGGGGCAGCGGTTGACAAGCCCAAAACTTTCCAAGACCATGAAATCATGTAAGGAAATGGTTTGTTATATTGTAACCGTCGGGGATGGTGTTGAAAGAAAAGTCCAACAACTCATGGATGAAAACCATCTGGCGGAGGCCTACATCCTGGATGCCATGGCGTCTGTGGCTACCGAGAATATGGTGACAACCTTTCACCAGCAAATGATGGCCGGATATGAAATCGAGGGACGGGGGGTTACCCTGTGTTTCAGTCCGGGATACTGTGACTGGCCGATTACCGATCAGAGAAAACTCTTCGGTCTGTTTGATTCAAATCAGATAACGGTTCAGCTTACCGATTCCTGTTTTATGCAGCCGCGCAAATCCATTTCCGGCGTTTTTGGCGTCACCCCTTTTGATTTCAAACAGCGCTCGCCTCAAGCATATAACCCTTGCCTGGATTGTAACAAAAAGAATTGTTTTGCAAAAAGAAACTAGAAAGATGCAATTCCGAGCGTTTCAAGATGCAATCCCACGACTAAGAGGATGCAAATGAAAGTAAGAAAAGGTCTGCCGGGGGGACAATATAATCCCATGTCCGAGCAGGATGTAAAAAAGATTCACGAAACCAGCCTCAGGGTCTTTGCCGAAGTGGGCGTAAAAGTAAACTTTCCGGAAGCCCTGGAGCTATTTCGCCGGGAGGGTGCAACCGTCGATGACGCCAAGCGGGTGGTCAAGGTTCCGCCGGACATGGTGGAGGAATGGATCCGGCAAGCGCCCGCCGTCATTCACCTGTGCGGCCGGGCTGAAAATGGAGAACTGGACTGTGAGGTCGGCGGAAATAAAGTTTATTTAGGCACGGGCGGCACGGCCCTGAATGTACAGGATCCTGGAAGTACCGAGGCACGGCGGTCAACTCTCCAAGACATCGTCAATATGGCTCGTCTGGTGGATGCTCTGGATAATATCCATTTTTACATGCTCAACGTGTATCCCAACGACATCCCCGACAAGGATGTGGAGGTGAACCGCTTTGGTGCGGCCTTGAATCGTACCCGCAAGCATATCATGGGCGGAGTTTATACTGTTGAAGGGGTCAGAAACGTTATCAAGATGGCGGAATTCATTGCCGGCTCTCCCGGCAAGCTCAGGGAGCGGCCGTTCATCTCGATGGTAACCTGCGTTATCAGCCCGTTAACACTCGATGAAACTTATGCCCAGCTTACCATGGAGGCTGCCCGTGAGCGCATCCCGGTGGTGGTGCCCTCGGAGCCTCTGTGCGGCGCTACCGCCCCGATTACACTGGCTGGAAACCTTGTGATCCAGAATGTGGACTCTCTGGCCGGCGTCATGTTGGCTCAAATGACCAGTCCGGGAGCTCCCACGCTCTACGGCTGCATTTCTTCCATCACCGACCTGCGCGACATGAAGTACCTTTCCGGAGCGGTGGAAATGGGAATTATGAACGCCGCCGCAGCCCAAATGGCCCGATTCTATAATTTGCCGGCCTATGTAACCGCGGGCATGTCCGATGCCAAAATGAACGATGCCCAGGCCGGATATGAATCAGCCATCACCAGCCTGATGGTTGCCCTGGCAGGTGGAAATTTTATTCACGATGCGGCCGGTTTTTTAGAATTCTGCATGACCGCCTCCTATGACAAGCTGGTCATTGACAATGAAATCATCGGCATGGTGATGCGGGCCGTGGAGGGCATCCGCGTGGACGACGAGACCCTGGCCTTTGATCTGATCAAAAAAGTCGGACCCGGCGGTCACTTTGTTTCCGCCCGCCATACCCGGCGTCACATGCGCTCGGAACTATACCGGCCTCAACTCAGCGATCGGGAAAACCGGGATCGCTGGCATGCAAACGGGGCTAAAGA of the Candidatus Desulfatibia profunda genome contains:
- a CDS encoding trimethylamine methyltransferase family protein, with the protein product MKVRKGLPGGQYNPMSEQDVKKIHETSLRVFAEVGVKVNFPEALELFRREGATVDDAKRVVKVPPDMVEEWIRQAPAVIHLCGRAENGELDCEVGGNKVYLGTGGTALNVQDPGSTEARRSTLQDIVNMARLVDALDNIHFYMLNVYPNDIPDKDVEVNRFGAALNRTRKHIMGGVYTVEGVRNVIKMAEFIAGSPGKLRERPFISMVTCVISPLTLDETYAQLTMEAARERIPVVVPSEPLCGATAPITLAGNLVIQNVDSLAGVMLAQMTSPGAPTLYGCISSITDLRDMKYLSGAVEMGIMNAAAAQMARFYNLPAYVTAGMSDAKMNDAQAGYESAITSLMVALAGGNFIHDAAGFLEFCMTASYDKLVIDNEIIGMVMRAVEGIRVDDETLAFDLIKKVGPGGHFVSARHTRRHMRSELYRPQLSDRENRDRWHANGAKDIRMRATQKVNQILSQALQPAIPENIRERIKQEIPGIRAFIME
- a CDS encoding ABC transporter permease subunit, producing the protein MGSESLIPYVAERLPELWLRTGEHLMLTGCSILMAMFIGIPVGILMFRTVWLRGPIMGAVGILQTIPSLAMLVFLLALLEKIGALPAIIALTLYALLPIARNTLTGLEGVPTEIMEAAEGVGMTEYQQLKMVRIPLAVPVIVAGIRTAAVAAVGIATLSAFIGAGGLGQFINRGLALANTRLILLGAVPAALLALIVDFTIGAFEWGLRPERKRDQKGSLKAFMKPIAFMLPVILILTGIITYFTNPSVIVWPTASLTSQKKTIRIGTKNFTEQLILGEMMAQLIEAKTDCIVERRFNLGGTMICHGALVNGEIDLYAEYTGTGLTAILKHPVISDPEEALRHVTEAYHERFDARWLKPFGFNNTYAITVRAADAAQHGWTKISDLKNLAPRLRAGFTAEFAERPDGYPGLHRTYACRFGEVRDFDPALMYEAIAKGKVDVICAFATDGRIASYRLKPLADDRNFFPPYHAAPVVREEILKIHPELGDVLSLCGGLIDNAAMQHLNYEVDGKKRSAAEVVSEFLKAKGMLS
- a CDS encoding ATP-binding cassette domain-containing protein, with product MIRLTHVSKTFDGGRSYAVKDLSFQVATGETLVLLGSSGCGKTTTLKMVNRLIEPTEGVIEAAGTDVRAQNPVSLRRQIGYVFQGIGLFPHMSVEQNVELTPRLLGWSFNRRQERVQELLELVGLPYSDFAQRFPDELSGGQQQRVAVARALAADPAYLLMDEPFGALDALTRESLQQELLVLKKRLNKTIIFVTHDIFEALLIGDHIAILHQGNLEQIGTKTEILASPATEFVRELFAKPARQLAGFKEHV
- a CDS encoding MarR family transcriptional regulator, with amino-acid sequence MSISSSDLHHDPKQKVQWDSTKEIIFSIRRLIQASELYTKELNKKYQVSAAQLNCILTLKEYGSLPPSQVAKYMMVKSSTVTGVVDRLESKGMVERSRNSPDRRVITIQLTGVGKMLAENAPPPIQQKIIDGLKKLTEVERAQIVNSLHMLTGMLDVQDLEVE